A section of the Phoenix dactylifera cultivar Barhee BC4 unplaced genomic scaffold, palm_55x_up_171113_PBpolish2nd_filt_p 000609F, whole genome shotgun sequence genome encodes:
- the LOC103720238 gene encoding uncharacterized protein LOC103720238 isoform X1: MGEERRTLVLVNLAGIMERADEALLPAVYKEVGAALHASPTGLGSLTLLRSIVQAACYPLATYMAVRYNRTHVIALGAFLWAAATFLVALSNTFLQVAISRALNGIGLALVVPAIQSLVADSTDNSTRGIAFGWLQLTGNIGSIMGNFFALLLASTSIMGIAGWRIAFHLVAAISVVVGILVRLFAVDPHFSSNVISSDDLISRKSVWAEVKDLIKEAKAVMRIPSFQIIVAQGVTGSFPWSALSFAPLWLELIGFSHEGTGLLMTLFSVATSLGGLFGGKMGDFLARHFPDSGRIVLSQISSASFIPLAAVLLLVLPDDPSTGLAHAIVLFIMGLSVSWNAPATNNPIFAEIVPERSRTSIYALDRSFESVLASFAPPVVGLLAEHVYGYKPVSDGSGEGAAVETDRENATSLAKALYIAMAIPMSLCCSIYSFLYCTYPRDRERARMESLIASELQHIELENPPRAGDYSEIRLSEPALYKNKPVVIDMVYGEENFETGEDDGRKLLSDEVVLSDARG; the protein is encoded by the exons ATGGGGGAGGAGCGGCGGACGCTGGTGCTGGTGAACCTCGCCGGAATCATGGAGAGGGCCGACGAGGCGCTCCTGCCGGCAGTCTACAAGGAGGTCGGGGCGGCGCTTCACGCCTCCCCGACGGGGCTGGGTTCCCTCACCCTCCTCCGGTCCATCGTCCAGGCCGCTTGCTACCCCCTCGCCACCTACATGGCCGTCCGCTACAACCGGACCCACGTCATAGCTCTCGGCGCCTTCCTCTGGGCCGCTGCCACCTTCCTCGTCGCCCTCTCCAACACTTTTCTCCAG GTAGCAATCTCAAGAGCCTTGAATGGTATTGGACTAGCCCTGGTGGTACCAGCCATCCAGTCCCTTGTAGCTGACTCTACTGATAACAGCACTCGTGGTATTGCTTTCGGATGGCTACAACTCACTGGTAATATTGGTTCCATCATGGGCAACTTCTTCGCTCTCCTGCTAGCATCGACGTCGATCATGGGAATTGCTGGTTGGAGAATTGCTTTCCATCTAGTCGCTGCAATAAGTGTAGTTGTAGGAATCTTGGTCCGGCTATTTGCCGTAGACCCGCATTTCTCCTCCAATGTTATCTCCAGCGATGACCTTATTTCGCGCAAGTCTGTGTGGGCAGAAGTGAAGGACCTCATCAAAGAAGCCAAAGCTGTTATGAGAATCCCATCATTTCAGATTATAGTGGCTCAAGGTGTCACTGGATCATTCCCATGGTCAGCGCTGTCGTTCGCACCCTTGTGGCTGGAGCTCATTGGATTCTCGCATGAAGGAACTGGATTACTCATGACATTGTTCTCGGTCGCAACGTCCCTTGGAGGACTGTTTGGAGGAAAGATGGGGGATTTTCTCGCCAGACACTTTCCAGACTCCGGTAGGATAGTTCTATCGCAGATAAGCTCTGCCTCTTTCATTCCACTTGCAGCTGTGCTGTTGTTGGTCTTACCTGATGACCCTTCCACGGGACTTGCCCATGCCATTGTCTTGTTCATCATGGGATTGAGCGTCTCTTGGAATGCTCCTGCTACAAACAA TCCTATATTTGCAGAGATTGTCCCTGAGAGATCAAGAACCAGTATCTATGCTTTGGATAGATCTTTTGAGTCCGTACTTGCTTCATTTGCTCCTCCAGTTGTTGGCTTGTTAGCTGAGCACGTTTATGGCTACAAACCAGTTTCCGATGGATCAGGTGAGGGTGCTGCTGTCGAGACAGACAGAGAGAATGCTACTTCCCTAGCCAAAGCACTTTACATTGCAATGGCGATTCCAATGTCGCTTTGTTGCTCCATCTACTCCTTTCTATACTGCACCTATCCTAGAGACAGGGAGAGGGCACGAATGGAATCTCTGATAGCATCAGAATTGCAGCATATAGAGTTGGAAAATCCTCCGAGAGCAGGAGATTATTCTGAGATCCGACTTTCTGAACCAGCTTTGTATAAAAACAAACCGGTCGTGATTGATATGGTTTATGGAGAGGAAAATTTTGAGACTGGCGAGGATGATGGGAGGAAATTGCTATCTGATGAGGTGGTGTTATCGGATGCAAGGGGTTAG
- the LOC103720238 gene encoding tetracycline resistance protein, class B-like isoform X2 — MGEERRTLVLVNLAGIMERADEALLPAVYKEVGAALHASPTGLGSLTLLRSIVQAACYPLATYMAVRYNRTHVIALGAFLWAAATFLVALSNTFLQVAISRALNGIGLALVVPAIQSLVADSTDNSTRGIAFGWLQLTGNIGSIMGNFFALLLASTSIMGIAGWRIAFHLVAAISVVVGILVRLFAVDPHFSSNVISSDDLISRKSVWAEVKDLIKEAKAVMRIPSFQIIVAQGVTGSFPWSALSFAPLWLELIGFSHEGTGLLMTLFSVATSLGGLFGGKMGDFLARHFPDSGRIVLSQISSASFIPLAAVLLLVLPDDPSTGLAHAIVLFIMGLSVSWNAPATNKDCP, encoded by the exons ATGGGGGAGGAGCGGCGGACGCTGGTGCTGGTGAACCTCGCCGGAATCATGGAGAGGGCCGACGAGGCGCTCCTGCCGGCAGTCTACAAGGAGGTCGGGGCGGCGCTTCACGCCTCCCCGACGGGGCTGGGTTCCCTCACCCTCCTCCGGTCCATCGTCCAGGCCGCTTGCTACCCCCTCGCCACCTACATGGCCGTCCGCTACAACCGGACCCACGTCATAGCTCTCGGCGCCTTCCTCTGGGCCGCTGCCACCTTCCTCGTCGCCCTCTCCAACACTTTTCTCCAG GTAGCAATCTCAAGAGCCTTGAATGGTATTGGACTAGCCCTGGTGGTACCAGCCATCCAGTCCCTTGTAGCTGACTCTACTGATAACAGCACTCGTGGTATTGCTTTCGGATGGCTACAACTCACTGGTAATATTGGTTCCATCATGGGCAACTTCTTCGCTCTCCTGCTAGCATCGACGTCGATCATGGGAATTGCTGGTTGGAGAATTGCTTTCCATCTAGTCGCTGCAATAAGTGTAGTTGTAGGAATCTTGGTCCGGCTATTTGCCGTAGACCCGCATTTCTCCTCCAATGTTATCTCCAGCGATGACCTTATTTCGCGCAAGTCTGTGTGGGCAGAAGTGAAGGACCTCATCAAAGAAGCCAAAGCTGTTATGAGAATCCCATCATTTCAGATTATAGTGGCTCAAGGTGTCACTGGATCATTCCCATGGTCAGCGCTGTCGTTCGCACCCTTGTGGCTGGAGCTCATTGGATTCTCGCATGAAGGAACTGGATTACTCATGACATTGTTCTCGGTCGCAACGTCCCTTGGAGGACTGTTTGGAGGAAAGATGGGGGATTTTCTCGCCAGACACTTTCCAGACTCCGGTAGGATAGTTCTATCGCAGATAAGCTCTGCCTCTTTCATTCCACTTGCAGCTGTGCTGTTGTTGGTCTTACCTGATGACCCTTCCACGGGACTTGCCCATGCCATTGTCTTGTTCATCATGGGATTGAGCGTCTCTTGGAATGCTCCTGCTACAAACAA AGATTGTCCCTGA